One window of the Eucalyptus grandis isolate ANBG69807.140 chromosome 6, ASM1654582v1, whole genome shotgun sequence genome contains the following:
- the LOC120294707 gene encoding proteinase inhibitor PSI-1.2, with protein MARSNACCCLLVLIFLCGALPLGMNPGTMVISVGACPLVCLDVDYMTCPSTGDEHLSPRCNCCLAPQGCTLHLTDGTSVFCS; from the exons ATGGCTCGGAGCAATGCATGTTGTTGTCTTCTGGTTCTTATCTTCCTATGTG GTGCACTCCCACTGGGAATGAATCCCGGGACGATGGTGATAAGCGTCGGAGCTTGTCCACTGGTCTGCTTGGATGTGGACTATATGACGTGCCCGTCCACTGGGGATGAGCACCTGAGTCCCCGCTGCAACTGCTGCCTCGCTCCGCAAGGCTGCACTCTTCATCTGACCGACGGCACATCAGTTTTTTGcagttga
- the LOC104452021 gene encoding palmitoyl-acyl carrier protein thioesterase, chloroplastic-like → MCKRNLVWVICKMQIVVDAYPLWNSVIELDTWMFASERHGMRREWFIRDPATGKTMVKAIWVTVMMNKETRRLSNFTEEIRREIEVHTVNRSPVVNMDGTKLQRLDAETADYVRTGLAASDSYFVASRGGETRNFSARWYDLDVNHHVNNVKYINWILEGTTICSSGCSSHYTIRFS, encoded by the exons ATGTGTAAGAGGAACCTAGTGTGGGTGATATGTAAAATGCAGATCGTGGTCGATGCCTATCCTCTCTG GAACAGTGTTATTGAATTAGACACTTGGATGTTTGCATCTGAGAGGCACGGTATGCGGCGAGAGTGGTTCATTCGTGATCCGGCAACCGGAAAAACTATGGTGAAAGCAATATG GGTAACAGTCATGATGAACAAAGAAACAAGGAGACTCTCAAATTTCACAGAGGAGATAAGAAGGGAGATTGAAGTTCATACAGTGAACCGCAGTCCTGTGGTCAACATGGACGGCACGAAACTGCAGCGACTTGATGCAGAGACAGCAGATTACGTTCGAACAGGGTTGGCTGCAAGTGATTCCTACTTTGTAGCGTCCCGAGGTGGTGAAACGCGGAATTTTTCC GCAAGATGGTACGATCTGGACGTGAACCACCACGTGAACAATGTCAAGTACATCAACTGGATTCTTGAG GGAACGACCATCTGCTCGTCAGGGTGTTCCTCGCACTATACGATAAGGTTCTcgtga